The Synechococcus sp. M16.1 genome includes the window TGTCGTCTCTGCCGACGGCTGGTTCAGGGAAGTCGGCTTGAACTCCCCGCTTTGATGGTCCTAGTGGCTGCTGCCGGCGATCCAGTCGGTCTGGCTTCACGTTTGCAGCTTCCCCACCAACAGCAGCTCTGGCTTAATCAACTGGTTGATATTCGTCATTGGTTGGCTGATGAGGTCAGCGAATTGCCATGGGATGGCTGGGGTGCCCTGGATTGGACCCGGCGCCTCGAGCAGAAGCGCTGGGCACCTGAGGTGGTGGCGCTTGCTGTGCTCGACAACAACGCATTCCGACGACCAATGCTGCGGTGGTGGGGGCGTTGGCGGCATGTGAGATCACCAGTGAGTGCCCGCGAGCTCATGGCTCAGGGCGTAACGGCAGGTCCCGCCCTTGGCGATGCGCTGCGTCGTTTGAGAGATCAACAACTTCAGCAGATGTGCTGAAGCAGGTGGTTAGTTGTTGCGATCCCGCCAGCCCTGGTCGGCAAGAGTTGTCCAGATCCCGCGGGCTTTCAGAACCCGCTCAGCCAGTTCGCGCACGGCGCCATGACCTCCCTTGTGATGCATCACTGCATCTGCTTGGCGGCGTATTGGCCCACAAGCGTCACTTGGCGCCAGTAGGAGTCTCACGTTGCGGCGGACGGCGAGATCGTTGAGGTCATCGCCCACAAAACCGGTGTTGTTTGGCGCAATCCCCAGGCGTTGTTGCAGTGCCTTGAGTGCGGGTGGTTTGTCTTGGATGCCCACCAGGCAGTGGTTGATGTTCAGTTGGCGTGCCCGTGCTTCTGTGGCACCGCCATGGCCACCGCTGAGCAACGCCAGTTCGATCCCGGCTTGTTGCAGCAGTTTCAGGCCGAGACCATCGCGAACGTCGAAGCGTTTCTGCAGTTGACCCTCCGGATCCAGCCATAGGCCTCCATCCGTGAGCACACCATCAACGTCCAACACCAAGAGCTGCAACTGGGCCAGTGGTGTTTTGAGCCGTTGCCAGTGCCATTCACGCAGCATTCGTCGCATCCTCTTGTCCCTCTCCTATTGCGAATCCGGTCTGTGCTCGATCTTGAATGTGCATGGTTCCCTGCAGCTGTCGGCCAAGCTTTCTCTGTTGGCCTCTTCGCTCGTGTCAAAGCCTTCAGTGGTTTGGTTCTGGCAGGCTGAGGATTCTTCCAATGGCTTGTCTTGCCAGGTTTGATTCACTACCTCAAATCTCCTTGGCTGGATCTGCTGCTTCCGCTCTCGCTGATGGGCTTCATTTGGGAGCGCAGTGGTAACCCAGCAGGCATGGTCTGCCTTCTCGCCACTTGGTGTGCTCTGAAGTTCGCACGATGGCTGCCCTCACAACCGGTGTACGGCGTGTTGATCGGGGTGCTCAGCATCATTCTCAGTGCGGTGATCCATCCCGTGAGCGCTTCGGCTCCCACAGATTTGTTGCTGGTGTTGCTTGCCTTCGCGGCTGGTCTTCAGCAATCCAAGGATCACTGGAGAGTCGCCCTCTGGATCGTGCTGGCGACCGTGATCGTTTCTCTTCCTTTTGTTGAGTTCGACCGATACAACAGCAATCTCGACGCCATCCCGTGGTCAGTTGTACGTGATCTCCTGCCTCAGGAAGCAGCTCGAATCCAGAAGATCACCATCAATCGTTCCGGTTATCTCTACGGGCTTTTCGCCTTGGTCGGATACGGACTTTTTCGGGCTGAAGTTCGGCCTTGGATGTCCCGTTTGGCGGCGGTTGTGGGCATGCTCAGTTTTGTTATGGCTTTAGGAACCGCATCTCGGGCCGCTGCTCTGTTCCCAATGGCAGTACTGGTCTTGAGCGAAATGTTCTGGCGAAATCGCCTTTGGGTGGCTCGGAGGGCTCAATCCCTCACGGCCGTTGTGTTGGTGTTGTCGTTGATGTTCAACGTGATTATTTATTGGCCTACCAGCCCATTGGCTGCTGGAGATCCTGCCGATGTGGGTCGAGCCAACATCGCTCAGTGTTTCGTGCGTCAGGCTGCACGCTCCTTGCCTGAGCTGGTGATCGGACAGGGCTACGACAGGGTGTCTGATCATTGTGCTGAAAGGGTGTTTCTTCCTGTTCCAGATCGCACGAAGGAAATTCCCCATGCGCACAACGTTTTTGTGCAGGCACTTGCAGATCAAGGCCTTGTGACCTTGATGCTCATGGTGATGGCTTTCGCTGTGATTTTGCATCGTTTGTTTCTTGGCCTTGGGGGTGATGCAGCACCCCTTTGCTTGATCGGTTTGTCCTGTGCCCTGTTCATCCTTGCGTCCGCGTTGGTGGAATCCACGTTGCTGAAAACATCCCTGCAGCAGGTGATCAGTGGTTACCTGCTGGCCGTTGCTTGGGTGGCACCGGCACCGCGTGGGCCCATGCGGCACAACTAAGAACTCTCGTAGCATCAGCCGATGGGTTTTTTGGCCGGCCTTAACGACGCCCAACGACGGGCTGTCGATCATCACGAGGGGCCTCTGCTGGTAGTGGCGGGCGCTGGCAGTGGCAAAACGCGCGCTCTCACCCATCGGATTGCTCACCTGATCGGTGAGCACGGTGCCGATCCCGCTCAGATCCTGGCGGTGACCTTCACCAATAAAGCTGCCCGCGAGATGAAGGAGCGGCTTGAGCTTCTCCTGGCGCAGCGTCTGGCCCAGAGCCAGTACGGCCAGCCCTGGAGCACCCTGCCCCCGGTGGAGCAGCGTCAGCTGCGCTCACGTATTTACAGGGAGGTGACCAAGGAGCTGTGGATCGGCACCTTTCATGCCCTGTTTGCGCGGATGCTCCGCTACGACATCGACAAGTTCAAGGACGCGGAAGGCCTCACCTGGACCAAACAGTTTTCGATCTACGACGAGGCCGATGCCCAGAGCCTGGTGAAGGAGATTGTGACCCAGGAGCTGCAGCTGGATCCCAAGCGGTTCGAGCCCAAAAAGACCCGCTGGGCCATCAGCAATGCCAAGAACCAGGGTTGGCTGCCGGATCAGCTTGAGGCGAATGCCGAAGGTCAGCGGGGCAAACTCACTGCCGATGTCTACCGGCGTTACCGCAAGGCACTGGCCGCCAACAACGCCCTCGACTTCGATGACCTCCTGCTGCTGCCAGTGCAGTTGCTCCAGCAGAACGAGCAGGTGCGCAGTTACTGGCACCGCCGCTTTCGTCATGTGCTGGTGGATGAATACCAGGACACCAACCGAACCCAGTACGACCTGATCAAATTGTTGGTCACCGATGGCAAGGATCCTCAGGATGTTGAGGACTGGTCAGGCCGTTCCGTCTTTGTGGTCGGTGACGCTGACCAGAGCATCTACAGCTTCCGTGCGGCTGATTTCACGATCCTTATGGGGTTCCAGGACGATTTCGGCGATCAGGCGCCGGATGAATCCACCCGAACGATGGTGAAGCTGGAGGAGAACTACCGCTCCACCGCAACGATTCTCGAGGCAGCGAATGCCCTGATCGCCAACAACAGCGAACGGATCGACAAGGTTCTGCGTCCCACACGGGGAGAGGGGGAGCTGATCACCCTCACCCGCTGTGACGACGAGATTGCGGAGGCGGAAGCCGTGGTGCACCGCTTCCGAACGATGGAAGCCGCCAACCCCGAGCTGAGTTGGGGTGATATGGCCGTGCTCTATCGCACCAATGCCCAGTCCCGTGCGATTGAGGAATCACTGGTGCGTTGGGGAATCCCCTACATCGTGGTGGGGGGGCTGCGCTTCTACGACCGTCGCGAAATCAAGGATCTGCTGGCCTATTTGCGGCTGCTGGTGAACCCGGCCGACACGGTCAGTCTGCTGCGGGTGATCAATGTGCCGAAACGGGGCATCGGCAAGACCACGATTCAGCGCCTCACCGATGCGGCCAATCAACTGGGGATTCCGCTGTGGGACGTGGTGAGTGATCCCGAAGCGGTGCGCTCCCTCGGCGGCCGTTCGGCCAAGGGTCTTCTTCAGTTCTGTGATCTCGTCAATGACCTGAAAGCCCGCAGTCGTGATGTGGCTCCATCGGAACTGATTCAGCAGGTGATGGAGAAGAGCGGTTACGTCAGTGAGTTGATTGCCGATGGCACCGATGAGGCTGAGGAGCGCCGCCGCAACCTGCAGGAATTGGTGAACGCCGCTCTGCAGTACCAGGAGGAAAACGATGAGGGCGACCTGGAGGGATTTCTGGCCACGGCAGCTTTGTCGAGCGATGCCGACAACAAAGACACTGCGGCTGATCGCGTCACCTTGATGACGCTGCACAGCAGCAAGGGTCTGGAGTTCCCGGTGGTGAGTTTGGTGGGTCTTGAGCAGGGATTGTTCCCCAGCTACCGCTCCCTGGACGACCCGGCTTCGCTCGAGGAGGAGCGTCGGCTCTGTTATGTGGGCATTACTCGAGCCAAGGAACGGCTGTTCCTGTCCCACGCCTGTGAACGTCGTCTTTGGGGTGGCATGCGCGAAGCGGCCGTCCCTTCGGTCTTTTTGTCTGAGTTGCCTGAAGCCTTGATTCAGGGAGATCTCCCCCAGACCGGTGGGGCAGCACTCCGGCGTGAGCGGCGCCTTGACCGGCTGACCCGCGTGGACCGCGACAAGCCGTCATCGGCCCCCGCCAATGCTGTGCGTCGCCGTCAGGCCGGTCCAGCCCCTGGGCGCAGCTGGCAAGTTGGCGATCAGGTCGTCCATGCCAGCTTTGGGGTTGGTGAAATCACCCACACCTTTGGAAGTGGCGAGAAGGTGTCCATCGCGGTCAAGTTCGCAGGGATGGGTCCAAAAATTCTGGATCCTCGCCTGGCCCCGATCGAGCCTGTGACGAGCTCCGGTTGAACCGAACTGGTGTCGGACCCCTGACTTCCTCAATGGATCCCACCCTGAAGAGCTGCTGCGTCATCCATCAGCTGCAGTGATTCTGGGCCTGGGCGGAGATGGGACATTGGTAGCCCGGTTAGGGTGAATTTGAGGAATGGTTCATCCCTGGACACCGCTGCATTGGCCCAGGACTGAGGTATGGCAGCGCAGTGCAGCCCAGGTTCGAAGCCGATGAAACGCATTGGGCTTGTTGTGGTGGCAGCTCTCTGCCTGGCTTTTGGCCTCCGGGCCTTGCTGTTGATCGATGCCACTGCGCTCTGGGGGGATGAGCTGTACAGCGTCGGTAAGAGTTTTCAGCCCAGCTTCAGCAGGTTGATGGCGATGTTGCGGGAGGACACTCACCCTCCGGCGTATTACACCCTGCTCTGGCTTTGGGGACATTTGGTTGGTCAGAACCCCATCAGCCTCCGATTGCTGTCTTGGCTGGCTTACGTGGCGGGTGGTCTGGTGATGGTGTGTCAGGCGATGGTCTTGGGCGAGAAGCGTCCCCAGGTGGCGGTCATCGCAGCGCTGCTTGTGTTCTGCAGTCCATATCCCATCCGTTTTGCGATTGAGGGCAAGAGCTACGCGCTGCTTGTTCTTTTGCTCTCCTTGGCGTGGTGGTGGCGTCGTTCAGCCCATCCCATGGTTTATGGAATCACGGCTGCGTTGGCCGGACTGACGCATTTTTATGGGCTTTTTCTGGTGCTTGCGGCTGCGGCTTGGGATGGTTGGCAGCGCCGTTGGTCCATGTCGACTGCCGCCTTGATCGGAGCCCTTCCGGCCCTGGCCTGGATGGCATATGCCGCGGACTACCTGTTCAGCTCTCGAGCAGGCAGCTGGATTGGGCCGCCGGATTACGCCCTGTTTGAAGAGATCTTGGCTCGCGGTCTTGGTCTGTGGCCCCTGCCCAAATTGGGACTGATCCTGGCGTTGCTGGTGGTTCTGAGGCGCTGGGGAGGGTTGCACCATTTGCCTTGGCCGAAACTTGATCTGCTTGATCGAAGCGGTCTGGTGCCGTCCTTGTTGATGGTGATCGGTGTTGTTGCTGTGTCGTTCGTGAAACCGATGGCCTTCAGCCGCTATTTCGTGGTGCTGGTGCCAGCGGTGGTGCCCGTCGTGGCGGTTCAGATCGGTGGTTTAGATCTGAATCGTTTGGGGCGCTGCTGTTCTCTGCTCGTGCTGGGTCTGTTGCTGGCCAGTTGGTGGGGGCCTGGTTTTGCCGAACTGGATCCGGTTGCAGGCGGTGCACGTGAACAGGATCAGTTCCGGCTGATCAGCCAGCGCACCAGCGGTTTGGTGGAGCGTTATAGCCCTCGATCCCGTTTGCTCAATCTGAGTGATCGCAT containing:
- a CDS encoding O-antigen ligase is translated as MPGLIHYLKSPWLDLLLPLSLMGFIWERSGNPAGMVCLLATWCALKFARWLPSQPVYGVLIGVLSIILSAVIHPVSASAPTDLLLVLLAFAAGLQQSKDHWRVALWIVLATVIVSLPFVEFDRYNSNLDAIPWSVVRDLLPQEAARIQKITINRSGYLYGLFALVGYGLFRAEVRPWMSRLAAVVGMLSFVMALGTASRAAALFPMAVLVLSEMFWRNRLWVARRAQSLTAVVLVLSLMFNVIIYWPTSPLAAGDPADVGRANIAQCFVRQAARSLPELVIGQGYDRVSDHCAERVFLPVPDRTKEIPHAHNVFVQALADQGLVTLMLMVMAFAVILHRLFLGLGGDAAPLCLIGLSCALFILASALVESTLLKTSLQQVISGYLLAVAWVAPAPRGPMRHN
- a CDS encoding HAD family hydrolase, whose translation is MRRMLREWHWQRLKTPLAQLQLLVLDVDGVLTDGGLWLDPEGQLQKRFDVRDGLGLKLLQQAGIELALLSGGHGGATEARARQLNINHCLVGIQDKPPALKALQQRLGIAPNNTGFVGDDLNDLAVRRNVRLLLAPSDACGPIRRQADAVMHHKGGHGAVRELAERVLKARGIWTTLADQGWRDRNN
- a CDS encoding UvrD-helicase domain-containing protein, which translates into the protein MGFLAGLNDAQRRAVDHHEGPLLVVAGAGSGKTRALTHRIAHLIGEHGADPAQILAVTFTNKAAREMKERLELLLAQRLAQSQYGQPWSTLPPVEQRQLRSRIYREVTKELWIGTFHALFARMLRYDIDKFKDAEGLTWTKQFSIYDEADAQSLVKEIVTQELQLDPKRFEPKKTRWAISNAKNQGWLPDQLEANAEGQRGKLTADVYRRYRKALAANNALDFDDLLLLPVQLLQQNEQVRSYWHRRFRHVLVDEYQDTNRTQYDLIKLLVTDGKDPQDVEDWSGRSVFVVGDADQSIYSFRAADFTILMGFQDDFGDQAPDESTRTMVKLEENYRSTATILEAANALIANNSERIDKVLRPTRGEGELITLTRCDDEIAEAEAVVHRFRTMEAANPELSWGDMAVLYRTNAQSRAIEESLVRWGIPYIVVGGLRFYDRREIKDLLAYLRLLVNPADTVSLLRVINVPKRGIGKTTIQRLTDAANQLGIPLWDVVSDPEAVRSLGGRSAKGLLQFCDLVNDLKARSRDVAPSELIQQVMEKSGYVSELIADGTDEAEERRRNLQELVNAALQYQEENDEGDLEGFLATAALSSDADNKDTAADRVTLMTLHSSKGLEFPVVSLVGLEQGLFPSYRSLDDPASLEEERRLCYVGITRAKERLFLSHACERRLWGGMREAAVPSVFLSELPEALIQGDLPQTGGAALRRERRLDRLTRVDRDKPSSAPANAVRRRQAGPAPGRSWQVGDQVVHASFGVGEITHTFGSGEKVSIAVKFAGMGPKILDPRLAPIEPVTSSG